Proteins encoded by one window of Candidatus Bathyarchaeota archaeon:
- a CDS encoding M42 family metallopeptidase — translation MIDKKARDLLGTILESFGPAGFERETATIIKRNVKKYADKVTTDKLGSVIFSHEGTDKRPRVLLTGHIDEVGFVISGIDDKTGFLTFNPLGGWWDQVLLSQRVVIRTEKGDIQGIIAAKPPHLLSAEERKKVVEKKSMHIDIGATSKKEAENMGVKIGDPVVPWSPFSTIKNGKLGMGKAFDDRIGAFVIMEVLREIAEKNIKHPNTFYGAATVQEEVGARGAATVAHLVDPDVAIVLEVDIAGDVPGVKPSEAPTKIGKGPSLLTYDRSMIPNQPLKQFVINTAKKMKIPLQLSMVAAGGTDASRIHMSRAGCPSIVIGIPTRHIHSHVGILSFEDVEKTTKLILGLVKLLSKKKVDSFTAF, via the coding sequence ATGATCGACAAAAAAGCTAGAGATCTTCTCGGGACAATCCTCGAATCCTTTGGCCCAGCGGGTTTTGAACGAGAAACAGCTACAATCATAAAGAGAAACGTCAAAAAGTACGCTGATAAAGTAACCACAGACAAGTTAGGTTCTGTAATCTTCAGTCATGAAGGCACAGACAAACGGCCTAGAGTCCTGCTTACGGGACACATTGACGAAGTCGGGTTTGTAATCTCTGGAATAGATGACAAAACAGGCTTCCTAACATTCAACCCCCTAGGCGGATGGTGGGACCAAGTACTTCTCTCACAACGAGTCGTAATAAGAACTGAGAAAGGAGATATCCAAGGCATCATAGCCGCAAAACCGCCACATCTCCTATCCGCAGAAGAGAGAAAGAAGGTAGTTGAGAAGAAGTCTATGCACATAGACATAGGAGCTACAAGCAAGAAAGAAGCAGAGAATATGGGAGTCAAAATAGGTGATCCCGTAGTGCCCTGGTCCCCCTTCTCAACCATCAAAAACGGCAAGTTAGGTATGGGAAAGGCCTTCGATGACAGGATAGGAGCCTTCGTTATCATGGAAGTCCTGCGCGAAATCGCTGAAAAGAACATCAAGCACCCAAACACCTTCTACGGTGCAGCAACGGTTCAAGAGGAAGTTGGCGCAAGAGGCGCCGCAACAGTTGCACATCTCGTCGATCCAGACGTGGCCATAGTTCTGGAAGTCGATATTGCAGGAGATGTGCCCGGAGTAAAACCCAGCGAGGCGCCCACAAAGATCGGGAAAGGCCCATCACTACTGACGTATGACCGCTCCATGATTCCCAATCAGCCTCTAAAACAATTCGTGATCAATACGGCCAAGAAGATGAAGATTCCCTTACAGTTGTCAATGGTTGCAGCTGGTGGAACAGACGCCAGCAGAATTCATATGAGTCGAGCTGGGTGCCCAAGCATCGTAATAGGCATCCCAACTCGGCACATTCACTCTCACGTTGGAATCTTGAGCTTCGAGGATGTGGAAAAAACAACAAAACTGATATTAGGGCTTGTGAAACTTCTCAGCAAAAAGAAGGTTGATAGCTTCACAGCTTTCTAG
- a CDS encoding ABC transporter permease has translation MKLKRTINQVFAIAKTDFLGIARNKTAIFFTLIFPLFFLMIIGFTFGTQGTGETGRIRVGTVNLDAKTIYVNGTASQNSTIGDAFVQALKDVNFTVYEYDAYGDKDANGTAAYDISREQIKIAVVIPANFTETLSFQYTDSLGMPIPTKAHFGIYTDPSDPTGSIIAQQSILGFISGFIREYQKIAIDQIPESLQGYAEVLADPITVSTIEADVSGRQLRWIDYMVPGTLGLVLLWSGLNHASVSIASERTKGTFQRMIIAPVSPVTVLAGKVVSCLAIVYLSASIMLASGILLFQVNLYWNIPAIVLSIFLGALSAIGLGLIISSLAKNEEAANSVAVLISVPLQFFIGAFFPLSIMPQSAQIFGEALPFTKLVNAMQGIMTKNLPFEAIMPEIVYMSISGMILFALGVAAYRLSLKRL, from the coding sequence ATGAAACTCAAGAGAACGATAAATCAAGTATTCGCAATTGCAAAAACAGATTTTCTTGGAATTGCACGAAACAAAACCGCCATCTTCTTCACATTGATCTTTCCTCTGTTTTTCCTGATGATAATTGGCTTCACGTTCGGCACTCAAGGCACAGGAGAAACAGGCCGAATTCGAGTCGGAACAGTCAACCTTGACGCAAAAACGATTTATGTAAATGGCACCGCCTCCCAAAACAGTACAATTGGAGACGCATTTGTTCAAGCGCTGAAAGACGTCAACTTCACCGTTTACGAATACGATGCGTACGGCGATAAAGACGCCAATGGCACTGCTGCATATGATATAAGCCGCGAGCAGATCAAGATTGCTGTGGTTATACCAGCTAACTTTACAGAAACACTCTCCTTCCAGTATACAGACAGCTTAGGAATGCCAATCCCAACAAAAGCCCACTTTGGTATATACACTGACCCAAGCGACCCCACAGGCTCTATAATCGCACAGCAGAGTATTCTTGGCTTCATCTCCGGATTCATAAGAGAATATCAAAAAATTGCGATTGATCAAATCCCAGAGAGCCTTCAAGGTTACGCTGAAGTTCTCGCCGATCCGATTACAGTTTCAACCATTGAAGCAGATGTCTCCGGACGCCAGCTAAGGTGGATTGACTACATGGTTCCAGGCACACTTGGCCTTGTCCTCCTTTGGAGCGGGCTAAACCATGCTTCTGTGTCGATTGCAAGTGAGCGTACAAAAGGAACTTTTCAGCGAATGATTATCGCACCGGTCTCTCCCGTAACTGTTCTAGCGGGAAAGGTCGTCTCCTGCTTGGCAATCGTCTATTTATCTGCGTCCATCATGCTTGCTAGTGGCATACTTCTTTTTCAGGTTAACCTCTACTGGAATATTCCAGCAATTGTGTTGTCAATTTTCTTAGGGGCACTTTCTGCAATAGGGCTCGGACTAATAATCTCCTCTCTTGCAAAAAACGAAGAGGCTGCCAATTCAGTCGCAGTTTTAATCAGCGTGCCACTCCAATTTTTCATCGGGGCCTTCTTCCCTCTCTCTATAATGCCACAGTCGGCTCAAATTTTTGGGGAGGCTCTTCCGTTCACGAAACTGGTCAATGCCATGCAGGGTATTATGACAAAAAATCTTCCCTTTGAAGCGATAATGCCAGAAATCGTCTACATGTCAATCTCAGGCATGATTCTATTTGCGTTAGGGGTAGCAGCATACCGACTATCTCTGAAAAGGCTATAA
- a CDS encoding ATP-binding cassette domain-containing protein, with amino-acid sequence MNFDDIEVNSITKYFEDTIAMDDVSMNVVRGELFGLLGPNGAGKSTLTKMLCGMINPTSGTIKVGGFNIQDEPMKVKELLGVVPQDIVLYDYMNARENLAFFGKLYGLTGGKLKNRIEELLKFTQLDEKAVRRHIFTYSGGMKRRVNIAAALLHEPQVILLDEPTAGLDPKNKLALWEIIQALHKEGKTIMLTTHMIDEAEELCSQVAIMDRGRIIALGSPRQLIKKVKMENTITVVPDKITLKLIKAVKEISGVKRSYRAYDENEEVEALKIITRRAEDVLPDVVSAISSVGIKILSIELSRVTLEDVFILLTGRSLREEGEQL; translated from the coding sequence ATGAATTTTGATGACATTGAAGTAAATTCAATTACTAAATATTTCGAAGACACGATTGCCATGGACGATGTCTCTATGAACGTTGTGAGAGGAGAACTTTTTGGCTTGCTGGGACCTAATGGCGCTGGAAAGTCTACGCTTACAAAGATGCTTTGTGGAATGATAAACCCCACTTCAGGCACAATTAAAGTTGGGGGATTCAACATTCAAGACGAGCCTATGAAGGTGAAAGAATTGCTAGGCGTTGTTCCGCAAGATATTGTTTTGTACGATTACATGAATGCTCGTGAAAACCTCGCCTTTTTTGGAAAACTTTACGGATTGACAGGAGGCAAACTCAAGAATAGAATTGAGGAACTTTTGAAGTTCACTCAGCTGGACGAAAAAGCTGTAAGACGTCACATTTTCACTTACTCTGGTGGCATGAAACGCCGCGTCAACATAGCTGCTGCCCTTCTCCATGAGCCTCAAGTTATCCTTTTAGACGAACCTACTGCCGGACTTGATCCTAAAAACAAGTTAGCTCTTTGGGAAATTATTCAGGCCTTGCATAAGGAGGGAAAAACCATAATGCTAACAACGCACATGATAGATGAAGCGGAAGAACTATGCAGTCAAGTGGCAATTATGGACAGGGGCAGAATCATCGCGCTAGGCAGCCCTCGTCAACTCATTAAAAAGGTCAAGATGGAAAACACCATAACCGTAGTTCCAGATAAAATAACCTTGAAACTGATAAAGGCGGTGAAAGAGATTTCAGGAGTCAAAAGGTCTTACAGGGCTTATGACGAAAATGAAGAAGTTGAAGCATTAAAAATAATCACAAGAAGAGCAGAGGATGTCCTGCCAGACGTTGTATCGGCTATCTCCTCTGTGGGAATAAAAATCCTGTCTATTGAACTTTCTCGAGTCACGCTTGAAGACGTGTTCATTTTACTCACAGGACGAAGCTTGAGAGAAGAGGGAGAACAATTATGA
- a CDS encoding phospholipase D-like domain-containing protein, which produces MNTKLLAPIILSLLIGSGIGYSISLPQIFSLQSETSRLESEISTMQTEYSDFNATYNQLIMDYGELLAEYGLLQTSYESLNQTHETLQDIYELLEQWYEVLQIKRDSLNLSYYQLQQAYEQLEDDYELALAGSEIRGVYFSPNGGCEQAVINWIEKANSSVFILIYSFTLDSIGHALVDAHNRSIDVKVVFEKSQISGYSEYQRLKSNGVDVRNNTNSQSMHNKVMVVDGSRSDWKFQLVSKRRRT; this is translated from the coding sequence ATGAATACAAAGTTGCTTGCTCCAATAATATTGTCTCTGTTGATTGGATCTGGGATTGGATATTCAATTTCTCTTCCTCAAATTTTCTCACTCCAGTCTGAAACCTCTAGGTTGGAATCAGAGATTTCAACGATGCAAACTGAATACAGTGATTTCAATGCAACTTACAACCAACTGATAATGGATTATGGTGAGCTTTTGGCAGAGTATGGTCTATTGCAAACCAGCTATGAGTCTTTGAATCAAACTCACGAGACACTTCAAGACATTTATGAACTGCTTGAGCAGTGGTATGAGGTTCTACAAATCAAACGTGACTCTTTGAACTTATCATACTATCAACTTCAACAAGCATATGAGCAACTTGAAGATGATTATGAGCTTGCTCTAGCGGGTAGTGAAATTAGAGGTGTTTACTTTTCTCCAAACGGGGGGTGCGAACAAGCAGTCATCAATTGGATTGAAAAAGCGAACTCCTCAGTATTCATTCTCATATACAGTTTCACGCTTGACTCGATCGGACACGCTTTAGTTGACGCTCACAACCGAAGCATAGACGTGAAAGTTGTTTTTGAGAAGAGCCAGATAAGTGGGTATAGCGAATATCAGAGATTAAAGAGTAATGGAGTCGATGTTAGAAACAACACAAATTCGCAATCTATGCACAACAAAGTCATGGTTGTTGACGGAAGTCGTTCTGACTGGAAGTTTCAACTGGTCAGCAAACGGAGAAGAACGTAA
- a CDS encoding ornithine cyclodeaminase family protein, with amino-acid sequence MKSKGGILYLSRLDIERLNISIEEIIRIVEEAFREKAKGKVEVPPKHGIHPQRNAFIHAMPAYIHKMKSAGVKWVSGFPENPKRDLPYISGLLILNDLKTGIPTCVMDCTWITAKRTGAATAIAAKHLARENSKALGILGCGVQGRSNLEALTVVCKTLEEVKAYDINEKNLRTYAKEMTTKFEIKVTPVNSPRKAVEHCDIVVTAGPILKQPQPVIEASWLTDGGFACPLDFDSYWKPEAMQSMDKFCTDDNDQLIYYKKLGYFSKIPPVYAELNEIISGEKPGRENPQERIMSMHLGLAIEDMAAAVLIYEKAKKTGVGTRLLL; translated from the coding sequence ATGAAGTCTAAGGGAGGAATTCTATACCTATCTCGACTTGACATAGAGAGACTAAACATCTCAATCGAAGAGATCATTCGAATCGTTGAAGAAGCTTTCCGAGAAAAAGCAAAGGGAAAAGTTGAGGTGCCACCCAAACATGGTATACATCCTCAGAGAAACGCCTTCATCCACGCCATGCCAGCTTACATACACAAGATGAAGTCAGCAGGAGTCAAATGGGTCAGCGGATTTCCAGAAAACCCCAAACGTGACTTGCCATACATATCTGGGCTGCTCATCTTGAACGACCTTAAAACAGGCATCCCGACTTGCGTTATGGACTGCACTTGGATAACAGCTAAACGAACCGGCGCAGCAACCGCCATTGCAGCTAAACACTTGGCTAGAGAAAACTCGAAAGCCTTGGGTATCCTCGGATGTGGTGTTCAAGGCAGAAGCAACCTCGAAGCCCTAACAGTCGTGTGCAAGACCCTAGAAGAGGTAAAGGCTTACGACATCAACGAGAAAAACCTGCGGACATATGCAAAAGAGATGACCACCAAATTTGAAATAAAAGTTACCCCCGTTAACTCGCCCAGAAAAGCGGTTGAACACTGCGACATAGTTGTAACGGCAGGGCCAATTCTGAAACAGCCACAACCAGTAATTGAAGCATCATGGCTCACGGACGGCGGCTTCGCGTGCCCCCTAGACTTCGATTCATACTGGAAGCCAGAAGCCATGCAATCAATGGACAAATTTTGCACCGACGACAACGATCAGCTGATATATTACAAGAAACTAGGATACTTCTCCAAAATACCGCCTGTATACGCAGAATTAAACGAGATCATTAGCGGCGAAAAACCTGGTCGCGAAAACCCTCAAGAACGCATCATGTCAATGCACTTAGGTCTAGCTATAGAAGACATGGCAGCAGCTGTCCTTATCTACGAGAAAGCGAAGAAGACAGGAGTTGGGACAAGACTCCTACTATAG
- a CDS encoding MFS transporter translates to MIRGDLKPRLLFLCASHTLLHVYTNLPLALLPILISEYGLSIVIASIIVSIPRVFSLVFSIPSGLLADRLGHTKLISFSLFLQVLAASLVLLFPTVEAIVLCFSLTALASTFYHPPALSATTNVIPSDFLSRGLGFHGASGTLGIALGPITLGLILSWLEWRYVYLIWAVPIFVIAVVALFVNMNEPSPVEDSETKGKGLTTPLKDVLSVTFLSFLLLMLFRSAAGGTISTYLTTYLTESKGLDASLASIIFGLSPLIGLASVIIGGYVGDKFGWKRSLTLIISTVSVALFCMFVSTSTIQTVLFYLVYGFFNIMTMPITTSLVAKIIPPKSRGTAYSLQFIPMSIIGIVMPIILGVLINLLEIWIIFPIAIVFYIIALVITQVLKM, encoded by the coding sequence ATGATAAGAGGGGATCTTAAACCAAGATTGCTTTTTTTGTGTGCTTCTCATACTTTGCTTCATGTGTACACAAATCTTCCCCTTGCTCTCTTACCTATTCTAATTAGTGAATATGGGCTATCTATTGTCATTGCAAGTATTATTGTGTCTATTCCTCGAGTTTTCTCGCTGGTTTTTTCAATTCCGAGTGGCTTGCTTGCTGATCGCTTAGGTCACACGAAGCTCATATCGTTCAGTTTGTTTTTGCAAGTGCTTGCTGCTTCTTTGGTCTTGTTATTTCCCACTGTGGAGGCTATTGTTCTATGTTTTTCCTTAACTGCCCTGGCATCAACCTTTTATCATCCGCCGGCTTTGAGTGCAACCACTAATGTTATACCTTCAGATTTCTTGAGTAGAGGGTTAGGTTTTCACGGCGCAAGCGGTACTCTTGGGATTGCTCTTGGGCCTATCACATTAGGACTTATTCTAAGTTGGCTTGAATGGAGATACGTTTACCTAATTTGGGCTGTGCCAATATTTGTTATTGCAGTTGTAGCCTTGTTTGTGAATATGAATGAGCCTTCTCCTGTGGAGGATAGTGAGACAAAAGGGAAAGGTTTGACTACGCCGTTAAAGGATGTTTTATCTGTCACTTTCTTGTCTTTTCTTCTACTGATGCTTTTTAGAAGTGCCGCGGGTGGAACCATTTCAACATATTTAACAACCTATCTCACTGAAAGTAAAGGGCTAGATGCCAGTTTGGCAAGCATCATTTTCGGTTTAAGTCCTCTAATTGGTTTGGCAAGCGTCATCATAGGAGGTTACGTAGGAGATAAATTTGGCTGGAAAAGATCCCTTACGTTGATTATTTCAACGGTGTCTGTTGCATTGTTCTGCATGTTCGTCTCGACTTCAACGATCCAAACTGTACTGTTTTATCTTGTTTATGGTTTCTTCAATATTATGACTATGCCGATCACAACTTCGTTAGTCGCAAAAATCATACCACCAAAGTCAAGAGGAACTGCCTACAGCCTACAATTCATTCCTATGAGCATCATAGGCATAGTGATGCCGATAATATTAGGCGTATTAATCAATCTCCTTGAGATCTGGATAATTTTTCCCATAGCAATAGTCTTCTACATTATTGCTCTTGTTATTACTCAAGTTTTGAAAATGTAG
- a CDS encoding flippase, producing MSKAIRMARISARGGFNLFWGVAASSIISAIGVILVARLLSPPKYGILTVALLAPNLISTFRSWGVNSAMIKYTAQYKAEHRMAEVKSILAAGVLFELVSGFALTFISFMLSGFLATNIFHRPEIEPLIRVASFIIFAGALITAAQSAFIGYEKMEFNSITMICRSVIKTALMPLLVVLGFEVFGATLGSTIAFLIAGLISILILYLALYKNLHRLDDAKLNILETMKTMLKYGLPLSISVILGGFLVQFYSFLMAIYCTDLLIGNYQVAANFAILITFFATPIVTVLFPAFSKLNPEKDTETLRNVFQFSVKFAALLVVPAAAAVIVLSQPAISTLFGEEYTYAPLYLTLLAINYLYSAFGNLSLGALINGQGKTKFNLRLTLITAAIGFPLSLLLIPRFGIIGLIATALTAGIPSLIIGLWYIKKHFKATIDWASSSKILSASALAATITYIIISQLSLASWIRLIIGATAFLIAYTTTALLIGAVNKADIQNLKEMLNELGPISHMLKPLLDIIEKLAPHNERHNNHIT from the coding sequence ATGAGTAAAGCAATCAGGATGGCTAGGATTTCAGCCCGGGGCGGATTCAACCTTTTCTGGGGCGTAGCAGCTTCCTCAATCATCTCCGCCATAGGCGTTATACTCGTAGCAAGGCTTCTATCTCCACCTAAATACGGTATCCTTACAGTCGCCTTGTTAGCTCCAAATCTCATCTCAACGTTCAGAAGTTGGGGCGTGAACTCTGCGATGATAAAATACACCGCTCAATACAAGGCAGAACATAGAATGGCAGAGGTTAAAAGCATCTTGGCTGCAGGAGTGCTTTTTGAACTCGTTTCAGGCTTCGCTCTAACCTTCATTTCCTTCATGCTTTCCGGCTTCTTGGCAACAAACATTTTCCACCGCCCTGAAATAGAACCTTTAATCCGAGTAGCGTCCTTCATCATCTTTGCAGGAGCCCTCATAACAGCTGCTCAATCCGCTTTCATAGGCTACGAAAAAATGGAGTTCAACAGCATTACGATGATATGCCGATCTGTCATCAAAACCGCTCTAATGCCTCTCCTTGTAGTCCTGGGCTTCGAAGTTTTCGGGGCAACTCTCGGATCCACAATAGCTTTCCTGATAGCTGGGTTAATCAGCATACTAATCCTCTACTTAGCCCTTTACAAGAATCTCCACAGACTAGACGACGCCAAATTAAACATTCTAGAAACAATGAAAACCATGCTCAAATATGGGCTGCCCTTGTCAATTTCAGTCATTCTAGGCGGGTTTCTTGTACAATTCTACAGTTTCCTAATGGCTATCTACTGCACGGACCTCTTAATCGGCAACTACCAAGTTGCAGCGAACTTCGCCATTCTAATCACATTCTTTGCAACACCGATAGTCACAGTGCTGTTCCCCGCTTTCTCCAAACTAAATCCCGAAAAAGACACGGAAACACTGAGAAACGTTTTCCAGTTTTCAGTAAAATTCGCTGCTCTCCTCGTCGTGCCAGCAGCAGCAGCTGTCATAGTCCTATCGCAACCAGCTATTTCCACGCTCTTTGGAGAAGAATACACTTATGCACCACTCTATCTAACCCTACTCGCCATCAACTACCTATACTCAGCATTCGGAAACCTAAGCCTCGGAGCCCTCATAAACGGCCAGGGAAAAACAAAATTCAATTTAAGACTGACCCTAATCACGGCAGCCATAGGTTTTCCACTGAGCCTACTCTTAATCCCAAGATTCGGAATCATAGGTCTAATTGCAACCGCCCTTACCGCTGGAATTCCAAGCCTAATCATAGGACTCTGGTACATAAAAAAACACTTTAAAGCCACAATCGACTGGGCCTCGTCATCCAAAATACTGTCAGCATCTGCACTTGCAGCCACAATCACTTACATAATAATATCTCAACTGAGCCTAGCCAGCTGGATAAGACTAATCATCGGAGCGACAGCTTTCCTAATTGCCTACACAACAACGGCTCTACTAATAGGAGCAGTTAACAAAGCTGACATACAAAACCTGAAAGAAATGCTAAATGAGTTAGGACCGATTTCTCACATGTTAAAGCCTTTACTAGATATAATCGAAAAACTTGCACCTCACAATGAAAGACACAACAATCACATAACATAA
- a CDS encoding DMT family transporter: MTHHWGYVGAIVSAILFGASSTLNKITLEAVNPLIVAGMIYFVGGIFLFIVHLSPLHRKVLALFETPTETETSISKKDYRILALVILCGSIIAPLMLLHGLSEITAINAALLLSTESLFTVLIAFAFLQERGARKDYFGIFLLLLGVVFITTNGEFDRLTLTKEVVGSLLIIGACLFWGMDNNLSKFLSKKRDIVMVTGLKCSIGGAVLLVMSLLLRVSFIIPVTSIPYILSVGAFSIAFSILLFLFALREIGAMRTGVIFSTSSLFGAIFAFAFLREAFTLIQLLAGLAMLLGVFILYRK, translated from the coding sequence TTGACTCACCATTGGGGATATGTAGGCGCTATTGTGTCAGCGATTTTGTTTGGAGCAAGTTCAACTCTGAACAAAATTACTTTAGAAGCTGTTAATCCTTTGATCGTTGCTGGGATGATTTATTTTGTCGGTGGCATTTTCCTATTCATAGTTCACCTTTCTCCACTTCACAGGAAGGTTCTCGCTCTATTTGAAACCCCCACGGAAACTGAAACTAGCATATCAAAAAAAGATTACAGAATTCTTGCCCTTGTTATTCTTTGTGGCTCAATCATTGCACCATTAATGCTTTTGCATGGCCTTAGCGAAATTACGGCGATTAATGCTGCATTGCTCCTTAGCACAGAATCATTGTTCACTGTTCTGATTGCTTTTGCTTTTCTGCAAGAGCGGGGAGCGAGAAAGGACTATTTTGGTATTTTTCTCTTGCTTCTCGGAGTTGTGTTTATTACAACAAATGGTGAATTTGATAGGCTTACTCTAACCAAAGAAGTTGTTGGTAGTTTACTGATAATAGGTGCTTGTTTGTTTTGGGGTATGGATAATAACCTGAGCAAATTTCTGAGCAAGAAGCGAGATATCGTGATGGTAACTGGATTGAAATGCTCCATCGGTGGTGCTGTTCTGCTAGTTATGTCTCTTCTTCTTAGAGTTAGTTTTATTATTCCCGTAACTTCAATACCATACATATTGTCGGTAGGAGCCTTCAGCATCGCCTTCTCTATTTTGTTATTTCTTTTTGCATTAAGAGAAATTGGTGCTATGCGAACAGGAGTCATTTTTTCTACGTCCTCTCTCTTTGGTGCAATTTTTGCTTTCGCCTTTCTTAGAGAAGCCTTTACTCTTATTCAGTTACTGGCTGGGCTAGCCATGTTGTTAGGAGTTTTCATTCTTTATCGAAAATGA
- a CDS encoding chromate resistance protein, which translates to MKWVTREFVHVDRTACPWLIKKFIDPQAEFIFVPTEKIEEIVKNQGATPFDASGVKLGHREGKCSFETIIDEYKLEDPVLHELAKTVHSADTRDTDLAPEGIGLSAIMTGARFNVKDDFEAIEKAAYVYDALYSYCKFKLLRRKYKDELEKMNRKQQREFLTEKMRE; encoded by the coding sequence GTGAAGTGGGTAACTCGCGAATTTGTTCATGTGGACAGAACAGCATGTCCATGGCTTATCAAAAAGTTCATAGACCCACAAGCAGAATTCATCTTTGTGCCTACAGAGAAAATAGAAGAGATAGTAAAAAACCAAGGGGCAACACCTTTTGACGCATCAGGAGTGAAGCTTGGACATAGAGAAGGCAAATGCAGCTTCGAAACCATAATAGATGAGTACAAGCTTGAAGACCCGGTGCTCCATGAACTCGCAAAAACCGTCCATTCTGCAGATACCCGTGACACTGATCTAGCGCCTGAAGGAATAGGATTAAGTGCAATAATGACTGGCGCGAGATTTAATGTGAAAGACGATTTTGAAGCGATTGAGAAAGCTGCTTATGTTTATGACGCGCTCTACAGCTATTGCAAATTCAAGCTACTTCGCCGAAAATACAAAGATGAATTAGAGAAAATGAACAGGAAACAGCAAAGGGAATTCCTAACAGAGAAAATGCGAGAATGA